The genomic DNA GCAGTCCGCGTTCTCGGCGATCGGCCCGTACGACAGCAGCGTGGTCGTGGATCCCTACACGGTCGTGGTCAAGTTCAAAGATCCGTACGCGCCGTTCTTGAGCTCGGCGGCGCAGTCGCTCCTCGCGCCGGTATCGCCCGATGCGGTCAAGAAGTACGGTAAGGACTTCGGCGCGCATCCGGTCGGGACGGGGCCGTTCAAGTTCGACTCCTACACGACCGACAGCGCCGTGCGGATGGTCCGGAACCCCGACTACCGGTGGGCGCCGTCGATCTTCAAGACTCGGGGCCCCGCGGCGCTCGACGCGATCACGTACCGGATCATCCCGGAGTCCTCGACGCGGCTGGCCGCGCTCAAGTCCGGCGAGGTGCAGGTGATCCAGGACGTGCCGACGCAGGAGTACCAGAATCTCCAGCGCGACACGACGGTCCAGCTGCTCCAGGGCCTGATGACCGGGTCGGGCTGGACGATGATGATCAACGTGACCAACCCCCCGACGGACGACGTGCGCGTCCGGCAGGCGCTGCAGTGGGGCGTGGACAAGAACGCGATGATCAAAGCATGTTGGCAGGGTGTGTTCAAGCCGGCCAGCAGCGTCCTGACCGCGGCGACGTTCGGCTACGATCCCGCGACGCGCAACGTCTACCCCTACGATCCCAAGAAGGCCGGCGCCGTGTTGGATGAGGCGGGGTGGAAGATGGGATCGGGCGGCGTGCGTCAGAAGGGCGGGCAGGACCTCACGCTCGGGCTCTACTACCGCGCCGACAACTCCGACTTCACGGCGATGGCGACGTTCCTGCAGAGCATGTACGCGCAGATCGGGATCAAGATCGACCTGCACGGCCTGTCCCAGGGCGGGTACTTCTCGGCCGTGCGCGCCGGTCAGCACCACCTGCAGTTCTGGTGGGAGCCCGACACGGACCCGGACGTCGTGCGCATCCTGTTGTACTCGAAGAACGCGGACGGCGGGACGAACCGCAACCGCTACAAGAACGCGGAGATGGACAAGCTGATCGACGACGCGGCGGCGACCACCGATCCGGCCAAGCGGAAGCAGCTCTATTCCCAGATCCAGATGAAGACGCTGCGCGAGTCGATCATGATCGGGTACGCCGATCCGCTCGATTTGTTTGCGTACCAAAAGGGCAAGGTCGACGGCATTGTGCTCGACTGGTCGGCGACCAACGTCCTGTTCCACGGCGCGTCGCTACGGAAGTGAGGCGCCGCCCGCGTTGAACGGTTCGTGAGGCGCCGCCGAGGGCCCGGCCGGCCGGCCGGGCCCTCGCTCCGCACCCGCGCGACGGACAGGCGGCAGCGGGCCGTCCGTGGACGCGTGACGCGCCGCCGCGCATGCTGAAGTACGTCCAGCGCCGGATCGTGCTCGCCGTGCCGACGGTCGTGCTGACGTCGATGGTTGTCTTCTTGATGCTGTTTCTCATTCCCGGAGACCCGGCATCGATCTACATCGGCGAGCAGACGGCGACGCCGGAACGGCTCGCGCAGATCCGCCACGTGATGGGGCTCGACCGCCCGATCTACGTGCAGTACGGCGACTTCGTGTGGCGCGCGCTGCACGGCGACCTTGGGCGCTCGCTCCAGACGAGCCGCCCCGTGACCGTCGAGATCCTGACCCGGTTCCCCAACACGGTCGAGCTGGCGATCGCGGCGATGGCGATCGCCGTGGTCCTCGGCTTCGGGCTCGGGCTGCTCTCCGCGCTGCGGCGGAGCAGCGCCGTCGACACCCTCTCCATGATGGTGGCGCTGTTTGGCGTGTCCGTGCCGGTGTTCTGGCTGGCCCTCCTTCTGATCATGCTGTTCTCGCTGCGGTTGGGGTGGCTCCCCGCGACGAGCGAGCCGGGGCTGAAAGGGTTAGTCCTCCCCGCCGTGTCGCTCGCGCTCCTCTCCGCGGCGACGCTCGCCCGGCTGATGCGGTCGAGCATGCTCGAGGTGCTGCGGCTGGAGTACCTGACGACCGCGCGCGCGAAAGGGCTGCGCGGTGCCGTGGTGGTGTTCCGCCACGCCCTTCCGAACGCCGTCATCCCGGTAATCACGGCGATGGGGCTGCAGTTCGGCGGGCTGTTGAGCGGCGCCGTCCTCACCGAGACGATCTTCGCGCGGCCCGGTCTCGGTAAGCTCGTCGTCGACTCGATCCAGAACAAGGACCTCCCGACGGTGCAGGGCGTCATCCTGGTGCTCGCGTTGATCTACGTCACGATGAACCTGCTCGTGGATCTGTCGTACGCGTTTATCGATCCGAGGATCCGGTTCGAATGAGCGCGCTCAGCCCCGCACCGGTGCGCGCCCCGCGCGGCCTGTGGAGCGATGCGCTCGGCCGTCTGTTTCAGAACAAGGGGGCGACGGCCGGCGGCATCGTGTTTCTGCTGATCGTGGGCGCCGCGATCGCCGCCCCGCGCCTCGCCCCCGACAATCCGATCCGGCTCAACGTCTCCGAGTCGCTCGACCCGCCGGGTCCGCATCACTGGCTCGGGACCGACCAGTTCGGCCGGGACATCCTCAGCCGGATCGTCTACGGCGCGCGCGTCTCGGTGGCGATGGGGTTCGCCGCGGTGACGATCTCGGTCGCGGGCGGCTCCGTGCTCGGGCTGCTGTCGGGATACTACCTCGGCGCCGTCGATCTGGTCATCATGCGCATCGTGGACGTCATGCTGGCGTTTCCCGGCATCCTGCTCGCGCTCGTCATCATCGCGGTGCTCGGCCCCAACCTGAGCAGCGCGATGGTGGCGGTCGGCGTCTCGGGCATGCCTGTGTTCATCCGCGTCGTGCGCGGGTCCACGCTTGCGGTGCGCGAGTTCCAGTACGTGGAGGCGGCCCGGGTCACCGGCTGCGGCGACCTGCGCATCATCTTCCGGCACGTCCTGCCGAACGTGTCGGCGCCGATCATCGTGCTCGTGACGCTCGGCATCCCCGGCGCGATCATCGCGGGCGCCGCGCTCAGCTTCCTCGGCCTGGGGATCCGGCCGCCCACGCCGGACTGGGGGGCGATGCTGAGCGAGGGGCGGTCGTTCATGAGCACGGCCTGGTGGCTGTCTACGTTCCCCGGGCTCGCGATCGTGGTCATCGTCATGGCGATCAACCTGTTCGGGGACGGTCTGCGGGACGCGCTCGACCCGCGGCTGAAGTTGTAGGATCCGCGCCCACGTGTGGCGCGAAGATCGATAGGATCGGAGGCTGAGAGATGGGCGCAAGCGCTGTTCCCGTGGTGATCCGGTGCGGCACGTTCCTGGACGGCGCCGGCGCGGCCCTGCGCGACCAGGCCGTCACCGTCGCCGGGGCCCGAATCACCGATGTCGGGCCGTGGAGTCAGGTCAGGCGCCCGCCGGGGACGCGGGTGGTGGACGCCGGCGGGCTCACCGTGATGCCGGGACTGTTCGACTGCCACGATCACCTGGCGACACCGCCGCGCAGTCTCGCGGATCGCAGCGGGACCCCGCCGTCGCTGCACGTGCTCCGCGTCGCGGAGACGATGCGTGGGATGCTGCAGGCCGGGTTCACCACGGTCCGGGACCCCGGCGGCCTCGACCTGGGGCTCAAGATGGCGGTCGAGGAAGGCGTGCTGCCCGGGCCGCGTGCGCTCATCTGTCTTGCGATCATCACGCAGACGGCGGGCCTCTCCGACTACACGAACGCGGTCGGGTTTCACACCGAACTCCTGCGGCTGCCGGGGACGCCGGACGGGGTCGGCGACGGCGTGGAGCCCCTCCGGCTGCTGACGCGACGGCTGATTCGTGCCGGCGCGGACTTCATCAAGATCGCGACGACCGGCGGTGTGAGCTCGCGGATCAGCGGCGTCCTGACGCGCGAGTTCACCTTCGAGGAGGTCCGCGCGGTGGTCGAGGAGGCGCGCGCGTTCGGCCGGCCCGTCGCTGCGCACGCGTACGGCGGTGAGGGCCTCAAGAACGCGCTGCGCGCCGGCGTGCACTCCGTGGAGCATCTCGGACCGCTCGACGAGGAGGACGTCGCGACGATGGTGCGGCAGGGCACGTATC from bacterium includes the following:
- a CDS encoding ABC transporter substrate-binding protein produces the protein MSIRVTRSSKREERLRSGAARLSRRAFVRTAAAAGVAASLGGVFGETGRTFAAGASQGGELFYGLTNKFDTLDPNVTTFSDVARMAYHIFDPLVWESKAGVFVPGLAERWEVNANATQYTFHLRRDVKFHDGTAFNADAVKFTFDRIVDPNLKSQSAFSAIGPYDSSVVVDPYTVVVKFKDPYAPFLSSAAQSLLAPVSPDAVKKYGKDFGAHPVGTGPFKFDSYTTDSAVRMVRNPDYRWAPSIFKTRGPAALDAITYRIIPESSTRLAALKSGEVQVIQDVPTQEYQNLQRDTTVQLLQGLMTGSGWTMMINVTNPPTDDVRVRQALQWGVDKNAMIKACWQGVFKPASSVLTAATFGYDPATRNVYPYDPKKAGAVLDEAGWKMGSGGVRQKGGQDLTLGLYYRADNSDFTAMATFLQSMYAQIGIKIDLHGLSQGGYFSAVRAGQHHLQFWWEPDTDPDVVRILLYSKNADGGTNRNRYKNAEMDKLIDDAAATTDPAKRKQLYSQIQMKTLRESIMIGYADPLDLFAYQKGKVDGIVLDWSATNVLFHGASLRK
- a CDS encoding ABC transporter permease produces the protein MLKYVQRRIVLAVPTVVLTSMVVFLMLFLIPGDPASIYIGEQTATPERLAQIRHVMGLDRPIYVQYGDFVWRALHGDLGRSLQTSRPVTVEILTRFPNTVELAIAAMAIAVVLGFGLGLLSALRRSSAVDTLSMMVALFGVSVPVFWLALLLIMLFSLRLGWLPATSEPGLKGLVLPAVSLALLSAATLARLMRSSMLEVLRLEYLTTARAKGLRGAVVVFRHALPNAVIPVITAMGLQFGGLLSGAVLTETIFARPGLGKLVVDSIQNKDLPTVQGVILVLALIYVTMNLLVDLSYAFIDPRIRFE
- a CDS encoding ABC transporter permease, coding for MSALSPAPVRAPRGLWSDALGRLFQNKGATAGGIVFLLIVGAAIAAPRLAPDNPIRLNVSESLDPPGPHHWLGTDQFGRDILSRIVYGARVSVAMGFAAVTISVAGGSVLGLLSGYYLGAVDLVIMRIVDVMLAFPGILLALVIIAVLGPNLSSAMVAVGVSGMPVFIRVVRGSTLAVREFQYVEAARVTGCGDLRIIFRHVLPNVSAPIIVLVTLGIPGAIIAGAALSFLGLGIRPPTPDWGAMLSEGRSFMSTAWWLSTFPGLAIVVIVMAINLFGDGLRDALDPRLKL
- a CDS encoding amidohydrolase family protein, which encodes MGASAVPVVIRCGTFLDGAGAALRDQAVTVAGARITDVGPWSQVRRPPGTRVVDAGGLTVMPGLFDCHDHLATPPRSLADRSGTPPSLHVLRVAETMRGMLQAGFTTVRDPGGLDLGLKMAVEEGVLPGPRALICLAIITQTAGLSDYTNAVGFHTELLRLPGTPDGVGDGVEPLRLLTRRLIRAGADFIKIATTGGVSSRISGVLTREFTFEEVRAVVEEARAFGRPVAAHAYGGEGLKNALRAGVHSVEHLGPLDEEDVATMVRQGTYLVPTLLNMRVRLEMAAEPGALSPYSVQKAAEIAPLQKGAFARAHSAGVRIAAGTDSRGLRHGGNARELSLLVEYGMSPMEAICAATSVAAGCCAVPDTGTLRPGMRADLLAVDGDPLDDVEVLQDVDRIVLVMRDGGVFKNRIG